TGGCTTCCCAGTATGGCATAGACCTACAGGAACTTCAAAAGGAGGGAAGGCTGCCATCACCCGCTCATGAGAAAGATATAATGGAGCTTCTGAGTGAAAGGTACTTTACGCCAAAGGCACTGGAAACTTTAAGGGATTACCATCTGGACCCCAAAAGACTTGTGGAGTTTTTCAAAGGTGAGAAGATAACAGAGGACATGCTTTTGGAATACATTGAGGAGTTTAACATACCAAAGAGAGTCCCCATATCAAGCGTCCAAAAAAGCCTTATAGCAAACCTCACGAGAAGTATAAAGCATCCCCACTTTAGGATATACGAAACCTTTGACCTGTCTCTAATACCTTGGGATAAGGACATAACTCTTACCCACTGGCTTATAAAGATAGTGGGTGATGCCATGATGTACTTTGATAGGTTGAGGGCAACAGTTGAAGAAGATCACTATCTTATAACACCCAATGCGGATGTTGGAGTTGCCATATCTGTAGATGATGAGCTTTATGCTCCCGTTATAAGGAAGGTAAATAAGAAGAGCCTTTTGGAGATAGCTAAGGAGGCAAGGGAGCTAAGGGAAAAGGCTCAGGCAGGTAAGCTAACCCTTGAAGATGTAAAAGGCGGGACGCTGACTATATCCAACATGGGTATGTTTGGAATAGCTTCCTTTGATGCAGTGATACCTTACGGTCAGGTATGTATAGTGTCCGTTGGTGCGCTGGACGAGAACGGCAGGGCAAGTATAAACTTCACTTTTGACCACAGGGTAGTCAACGGTACGCATGGAGCGCTTTTTGTAAAGCACTTAAAAGAAAAGGTGCTTGACAGGAATTACATAAAGTCTCTAAAGCGAGGTTTGTAGATGTTTGATTATGATGTGATCATCTTAGGTGGTGGACTGGCCTACACTGCGGCAGAGATACTCAGAAACAAAGGCTTAAAGGTGGCGATAGTGGAGAAAAACAAGGAACATTTAGGGGGTGTTTGTCTTCACGAAGGATGCGTACCTACAAAGCTTTACCTCTTTGAAGCTCAAAAGATATACGATATGAAAAACTCAAGGCTTTTGGAATGGAAGGGTGGTGATGTAAAACTTAAAAGACTCGTAGAGTATAAAGAAAGACTTAGAAAGAAGCTCAGGGAAGACATAGAAAGGCTGCTCAAAGGTGTGGACATAATTTACGGCGATGGTACCCTTACGGATAGGCATACGGTGGTGGTAGGAGAAAGGCAGATAAGGGGCAGATACATAATAGTGAATACAGGTAAAAGGCAAACATGGGGCTTTGGACTTGAGCCAGATGGTAAGCGTGTAATCACCACAGATGAAGCTATCAATCTGGAGAGCCTGCCGGAAAAACTGCAAATAGTTGGGGATGACTACATAGCCTTTGAGTTTGCCACCTTCTTTGCAGTGCTGGGTTCTCAGGTAAATCTTTACTTTGACAACCCAATGAGCTTTGCCCATACCAGCATAAAAAACAGATTCCTCAAAGAATTGGAGTTGCTGGGAATAGCCTTACACCCCATTAAGGACTTTAAGACGGAGAGCATTACATTGCTTGTTAAAAGAAGGGTGCCCAATT
The DNA window shown above is from Hydrogenobacter thermophilus TK-6 and carries:
- a CDS encoding dihydrolipoamide acetyltransferase family protein, which produces MDYEVVMPQFSDTMERGKVVRWLKKEGDYVEKGEVLAEIEAEKAVMELQSFRSGILKKITVNEGEEVPVKTTIAIIELTEKRPVVEKPQEIKKPEEKPVEKVVEKKVEEIKPVERIELPPGLASAYAKVLASQYGIDLQELQKEGRLPSPAHEKDIMELLSERYFTPKALETLRDYHLDPKRLVEFFKGEKITEDMLLEYIEEFNIPKRVPISSVQKSLIANLTRSIKHPHFRIYETFDLSLIPWDKDITLTHWLIKIVGDAMMYFDRLRATVEEDHYLITPNADVGVAISVDDELYAPVIRKVNKKSLLEIAKEARELREKAQAGKLTLEDVKGGTLTISNMGMFGIASFDAVIPYGQVCIVSVGALDENGRASINFTFDHRVVNGTHGALFVKHLKEKVLDRNYIKSLKRGL
- a CDS encoding dihydrolipoyl dehydrogenase family protein gives rise to the protein MFDYDVIILGGGLAYTAAEILRNKGLKVAIVEKNKEHLGGVCLHEGCVPTKLYLFEAQKIYDMKNSRLLEWKGGDVKLKRLVEYKERLRKKLREDIERLLKGVDIIYGDGTLTDRHTVVVGERQIRGRYIIVNTGKRQTWGFGLEPDGKRVITTDEAINLESLPEKLQIVGDDYIAFEFATFFAVLGSQVNLYFDNPMSFAHTSIKNRFLKELELLGIALHPIKDFKTESITLLVKRRVPNSECVGDLIQKDENNHILVDAHYETSIKDHYAVGDVNGLSETAHAARMQSLIVSKRILGERSFYIRPENIPYVLYTVPLSYAKVGLTKMELERRGIKHTEKSVSLRAFSSSYIQHSEDGMCFLYFDSRGFLLGCEVLSRGAGEIISSLTVSLYSELNISHMSKVLLPHPTLSEIPFLRLV